The following are from one region of the Deltaproteobacteria bacterium genome:
- a CDS encoding type II toxin-antitoxin system RelE/ParE family toxin codes for MKPAIFHPAARETIRAFPTVVKRQLGKAILDLQKGHHLGMPLSRPMPEVAVGVEELRLRDEAGIYRTFYFKKSKRGILIPHACVKKTQKTPQHEIALARKRLKEMWHEEQQIDHRT; via the coding sequence GTGAAACCGGCGATCTTCCACCCGGCGGCTCGTGAAACGATCCGGGCATTTCCGACGGTGGTCAAGCGCCAGCTGGGGAAGGCGATCCTGGATCTACAGAAGGGACACCATTTGGGAATGCCGCTGTCGCGCCCGATGCCGGAGGTCGCTGTGGGCGTGGAAGAGTTGAGATTGCGCGACGAGGCTGGGATCTACCGCACCTTCTATTTCAAGAAATCGAAGCGCGGAATTCTGATCCCACACGCCTGCGTGAAGAAGACGCAGAAGACCCCGCAGCACGAGATCGCGCTCGCCAGAAAGCGGCTCAAGGAGATGTGGCATGAAGAACAGCAGATCGATCATCGCACGTGA
- a CDS encoding XRE family transcriptional regulator codes for MKNSRSIIARDARQLAAALGLTPADAVEMEVRSTLNDKIVDVVRRLALTHAQVATLCGTSRTRITAIMNRNTQDVSTDLLLRILARLGYRISFSRAA; via the coding sequence ATGAAGAACAGCAGATCGATCATCGCACGTGACGCTCGCCAGCTCGCCGCAGCGCTCGGATTGACACCCGCCGACGCCGTGGAGATGGAGGTGCGGAGTACCCTCAATGATAAGATCGTCGACGTCGTGCGGCGGCTCGCGCTCACGCACGCGCAGGTTGCCACATTGTGTGGGACTTCGCGCACGCGGATTACCGCCATCATGAACCGAAACACGCAGGACGTTTCGACCGATCTCCTGCTGCGCATTCTGGCACGGCTGGGATATCGGATCAGTTTTTCGAGAGCGGCGTAG